In the genome of Oxyura jamaicensis isolate SHBP4307 breed ruddy duck chromosome 13, BPBGC_Ojam_1.0, whole genome shotgun sequence, one region contains:
- the LOC118174017 gene encoding leukotriene C4 synthase-like, giving the protein MLDQIHLLAAVTVLGVLEQAYFFLQVIYARRKFGVSPPNISGPPEFERIFRAQVNSSEYFPIFVALLWQAGLFFHQGLAATLGLLYLYSRYCYFMGYRASSSERLAPIYFSTGVLWILVAVSALGLLHFFLSHYTGLNVLQLLTA; this is encoded by the exons ATGTTGGATCAGATCCATCTGCTGGCTGCCGTGACAGTCCTGGGAGTCCTGGAGCAAG CCTACTTCTTCCTCCAGGTGATCTACGCCAGGCGGAAGTTTGGTGTTTCTCCTCCCAATATCTCAGGCCCACCTGAATTTGAGAGGATCTTTCGAGCACA GGTGAACTCCTCTGAGTATTTTCCCATCTTTGTGGCACTTCTGTGGCAGGCTGGACTCTTCTTCCATCAAG GTCTGGCTGCAACCTTGGGTTTGCTCTATCTCTACTCCCGCTACTGCTACTTTATGGGATACAGGGCATCGTCCTCGGAAAG gCTCGCCCCCATCTACTTTAGCACTGGGGTTCTCTGGATCCTTGTGGCAGTGTCGGCTCTGGGCCtcctgcatttcttcctctctcactACACGGGGCTGAACGTCCTCCAGCTGCTCACAGCATGA